In Candidatus Bathyarchaeia archaeon, the following are encoded in one genomic region:
- a CDS encoding ATP-binding protein — MKLYKKEGNILQILSFPNETAEKGDYLLVEDADAGKALIAQVIDMQFASIPGVLEELLRSLPDGGELIQGEDFDPLEIAPHITYIQDASLLVCKIRATIEGETLTPSSSWLPSRSQSTIKKLPIPTLLKLAKVDGKLPILMGSTKDASPLTIDASSLDGRLNIITGKKETGKSHLSKLLMLNLIGYGATVVVFDLNGEYHSLGMTSDGKRNTYYDKIHVLTPAQNFKVALKQLNLQVLLGILIHALHLPGTSAREFRRIWQSLKERDMLTLHELGEAIRNWHCNQHVRDALFSRYHALVNSGFFTDETGGTTLLEECLFKAKEHGGAIIINLRNTSTIDRQIVVEYVLGKLVELLTSWKLKAAFLFAEEAHLYLRETYWDDIVTRMRHFGIFTTFITNQPDTIRENIYRQADNIFLFNFTNEHDLEVVSRAARVDAETVKSIARDLPPHYCLTLGKVVKDFPMVVKVKTLDVKTMGETRLFFKNAD; from the coding sequence ATGAAACTCTACAAAAAAGAAGGCAACATCCTCCAAATCCTAAGCTTCCCAAACGAAACCGCTGAAAAAGGAGACTACTTGCTTGTCGAAGACGCAGACGCCGGAAAAGCTCTAATCGCACAAGTAATCGACATGCAATTCGCAAGCATCCCAGGCGTTTTAGAAGAGCTATTGCGTAGTTTGCCAGACGGCGGAGAACTCATCCAAGGCGAAGACTTCGACCCGCTGGAAATCGCGCCACACATCACATACATTCAAGACGCAAGCTTACTCGTCTGCAAAATCCGCGCAACAATAGAAGGCGAAACCCTAACACCAAGCAGTAGCTGGCTCCCGTCCCGTTCACAATCAACAATAAAAAAACTCCCAATCCCAACACTGCTTAAACTAGCGAAAGTTGACGGAAAACTCCCAATACTCATGGGCAGCACAAAAGACGCCTCGCCATTAACAATCGACGCTTCATCACTAGACGGAAGACTAAACATTATAACAGGCAAGAAAGAAACAGGCAAATCTCACTTAAGCAAACTTTTAATGCTGAATCTAATTGGCTATGGAGCAACGGTTGTCGTTTTCGACCTAAACGGTGAATACCACAGTCTAGGCATGACATCAGACGGAAAAAGAAACACTTACTACGACAAAATCCACGTCTTAACACCCGCACAAAACTTCAAAGTAGCCCTAAAACAACTCAACCTTCAAGTCTTACTAGGTATACTCATCCACGCACTTCACTTGCCAGGCACATCAGCCCGCGAATTCCGACGCATATGGCAATCACTCAAAGAACGCGACATGCTCACATTGCATGAGCTCGGCGAAGCCATCCGCAACTGGCACTGCAACCAACATGTTCGCGATGCTCTTTTCTCACGCTACCACGCACTGGTTAACTCGGGCTTCTTCACAGACGAAACAGGCGGAACCACGCTACTAGAAGAATGCCTATTCAAAGCCAAAGAACACGGCGGAGCCATTATAATAAACCTTCGCAACACATCAACAATCGACCGCCAAATAGTCGTCGAATACGTCCTAGGAAAACTCGTAGAATTACTCACAAGCTGGAAACTTAAAGCGGCTTTTCTATTCGCTGAAGAAGCACATCTTTACCTTCGCGAAACCTACTGGGACGACATCGTCACACGCATGCGCCACTTCGGAATATTTACAACCTTCATAACAAACCAGCCGGACACGATCCGTGAAAACATTTACCGCCAAGCAGACAACATATTCCTCTTCAACTTTACAAACGAGCACGACTTAGAAGTGGTTTCACGAGCAGCACGCGTAGACGCAGAAACAGTAAAATCCATCGCCAGAGACTTGCCGCCACACTATTGCCTAACGCTTGGAAAAGTTGTAAAAGATTTCCCAATGGTCGTCAAAGTTAAGACTTTAGACGTGAAAACAATGGGAGAAACACGGCTTTTCTTCAAAAACGCCGACTAA
- a CDS encoding Lrp/AsnC ligand binding domain-containing protein codes for MARVAVPELHALEDFLSEKIRKVPSIILTSTMVIAQECKQKQTKK; via the coding sequence ATAGCAAGAGTCGCCGTTCCAGAACTCCACGCACTAGAAGATTTCCTATCCGAAAAAATAAGAAAAGTGCCAAGCATCATCCTAACATCCACAATGGTCATAGCCCAAGAATGCAAACAAAAACAAACCAAAAAATAA
- a CDS encoding pyridoxamine 5'-phosphate oxidase family protein: protein MTEVEQFLCCARVGRLGVVLEDGTPYVVPVGFGYTNGKVFFHTCSKGLKMDALRRNANVCFEVDEALSNASMFKSVILFGKAEIISDKEKMIPYLQKLIDKYRVPENFDTCMSKPGRNREKELEAVRIITITPNKITSKKWIMKP from the coding sequence TTGACAGAGGTTGAGCAGTTTTTGTGTTGTGCGCGTGTTGGCAGGTTGGGTGTGGTGCTTGAGGATGGGACGCCTTATGTTGTGCCAGTTGGTTTTGGGTATACCAATGGTAAGGTTTTCTTTCACACTTGCAGTAAGGGTTTGAAGATGGATGCGTTGAGGCGAAATGCGAATGTGTGTTTTGAAGTGGATGAAGCGTTGTCGAATGCGTCCATGTTCAAGAGTGTGATATTGTTTGGCAAAGCAGAGATTATCAGCGACAAAGAGAAGATGATACCTTACCTGCAAAAGCTAATAGACAAATACCGCGTTCCAGAAAACTTTGACACATGTATGAGCAAGCCGGGAAGAAATAGAGAAAAAGAGCTAGAAGCAGTAAGAATAATCACAATAACACCAAACAAAATCACAAGTAAAAAATGGATTATGAAACCGTAA
- a CDS encoding glutamate-1-semialdehyde 2,1-aminomutase, whose translation MFEDYTSKTPTSKKLHERAQKVLPAGVSYGIRFFEPYPFYTAKAKGSKLYDVDGNEYVDFWLGHTALILGHSPPKIINAVKKQLENGTHYGTCHELEITLAEQIKKMVPNAQMTRFTNSGTEANMYATRLARAYTGKKKIAKFEGGWHGGYDALHVGVKHPFDIPESAGLTEGAVKDTICLPFNDLEGAKKKLKDTEVAAIIIEPILGAGGGIPAEKEFLKGLREFCNEKNILLIFDEVITGFRLAPGGAQQYYGVKADLTVFGKILGGGFPVGAFCGPHEIMERIDSRIYERPHFSFHGGTFTANPITMTAGLTTLKILEDGLSIDKLNKLGNKIREQLRAIFEAHGVDVQVVGASSLFNIHFTRETVKDATAVFKADRKKLVEYDLKLIANGIFFLPAHTGALSTAHSKADVEKLFAETEKYAKQNKAA comes from the coding sequence ATGTTTGAAGATTACACATCAAAAACTCCAACCTCAAAAAAATTACATGAACGCGCCCAAAAAGTTCTCCCAGCAGGAGTTTCATACGGAATAAGATTTTTCGAACCATACCCATTCTACACCGCAAAAGCCAAAGGAAGCAAACTCTACGACGTAGACGGAAACGAATACGTCGACTTCTGGCTCGGACACACCGCACTCATACTCGGACACAGTCCACCCAAAATCATAAACGCAGTGAAAAAACAATTAGAAAACGGAACCCACTATGGAACATGCCACGAACTAGAAATCACACTCGCAGAACAAATCAAAAAAATGGTTCCCAACGCCCAAATGACCCGCTTCACAAACTCCGGAACAGAAGCAAACATGTACGCCACACGACTCGCACGAGCATACACGGGCAAAAAGAAAATCGCAAAATTCGAAGGAGGATGGCACGGAGGCTACGACGCACTTCACGTAGGCGTCAAACATCCCTTTGACATTCCAGAATCTGCCGGATTAACAGAAGGCGCAGTAAAAGACACCATTTGTTTACCCTTCAACGACCTAGAAGGAGCAAAGAAAAAACTGAAAGACACGGAAGTCGCAGCCATCATCATCGAACCAATATTAGGCGCAGGCGGAGGGATTCCCGCCGAAAAAGAGTTTTTGAAAGGACTAAGAGAATTCTGCAACGAAAAAAACATACTATTAATCTTTGACGAAGTAATCACCGGATTCCGCTTAGCTCCAGGTGGTGCCCAACAATATTACGGCGTAAAAGCAGACTTGACAGTTTTCGGAAAAATTCTCGGAGGAGGTTTCCCGGTTGGCGCTTTCTGTGGACCACACGAAATCATGGAAAGAATAGATTCACGCATTTACGAACGCCCACATTTCTCATTTCACGGCGGAACATTCACGGCAAACCCGATAACCATGACAGCTGGCTTAACCACATTAAAAATCTTGGAAGATGGCCTTTCAATAGATAAGCTGAACAAGTTGGGAAACAAGATACGAGAACAATTAAGAGCAATCTTTGAAGCGCATGGCGTTGACGTGCAAGTTGTCGGCGCAAGCTCACTGTTCAACATTCATTTCACGCGAGAAACCGTCAAAGATGCCACTGCAGTGTTCAAGGCTGACAGAAAAAAGCTTGTTGAGTATGATTTAAAACTGATAGCTAATGGAATTTTCTTCTTGCCAGCACACACGGGAGCCCTCAGCACAGCTCACTCAAAGGCAGACGTAGAGAAACTGTTTGCAGAAACGGAAAAATACGCAAAACAAAACAAAGCTGCCTAA
- a CDS encoding molybdenum cofactor guanylyltransferase, giving the protein MNRSAIILAGGFSSRLGQDKGLLQLAGKPLVEHVLDAVSSVIEERIVVVSSGLQADSYKKLLDSSVKVVVDDGELHGPLVGTKSGFKVASGDFSLLLPCDMPFLSKDVLSLLFELCVNRSAVIPRWPNGYIEPLHAVYQTRMALEAAENALRMDEVNIRSMVDKLKGVRFVSTLVLQQLDPELRTFFNVNTLLDLKKAENMLKMRKGRI; this is encoded by the coding sequence TTGAATAGGTCAGCAATTATTCTCGCAGGCGGGTTCTCAAGCAGGCTTGGACAAGATAAGGGATTGCTGCAGTTAGCAGGCAAACCTCTTGTGGAGCATGTCTTGGATGCTGTTTCTTCTGTTATTGAAGAACGGATAGTTGTTGTTAGCTCTGGTTTGCAAGCCGATAGCTACAAAAAACTTCTCGATTCGAGTGTGAAAGTTGTTGTTGACGATGGAGAATTGCATGGACCGCTTGTGGGCACGAAATCAGGTTTTAAAGTGGCGTCTGGAGATTTTTCTCTTCTTCTTCCATGTGATATGCCTTTTCTTTCTAAAGATGTTCTTTCTCTTCTTTTTGAGTTGTGTGTGAATAGGTCGGCTGTGATTCCGAGGTGGCCGAATGGTTACATAGAGCCTTTGCATGCGGTATATCAGACTAGAATGGCTTTGGAAGCTGCTGAAAATGCGTTGAGAATGGATGAAGTGAATATTCGCTCTATGGTGGATAAGCTGAAGGGTGTGCGTTTTGTTTCTACGCTTGTATTGCAGCAATTAGACCCTGAACTTAGAACATTCTTTAATGTTAACACTCTGCTTGACCTTAAGAAGGCTGAAAACATGCTTAAAATGCGAAAGGGCAGAATTTAA
- a CDS encoding MinD/ParA family protein: MGKIIAVHSYKGGTGKTLLSVNLAATFVKLGKKVCLFDLDFRAPSLATLLKIEKAEHWLNDYLNGTCEIDKVLVDLSDRIHNGGKLFVGFANPTTEAIRDMTAKDRKWEMRALGRLLSLRTSLLNDKGFDYLIFDTSPGLQYSSINAIVGADIVLVATTFDRSDVDGTRRMLRELYDLFEKKTEIVLNKVLQDVVSKSGKEAMQAKVKDLYMVPLLGVIPCFCDILKGEGNIIFAQEKPEHPFTKILEEIASKIDKMP, encoded by the coding sequence TTGGGCAAGATAATTGCGGTTCATTCCTATAAAGGTGGAACGGGGAAAACTCTTCTTTCAGTTAATTTGGCCGCAACATTCGTTAAGCTTGGAAAGAAAGTTTGCCTGTTTGACCTTGACTTTCGAGCTCCAAGCCTTGCCACGCTCTTGAAGATTGAAAAGGCGGAACATTGGTTAAACGATTATTTGAATGGAACATGTGAAATCGACAAAGTCTTGGTGGACTTAAGCGACAGAATTCACAATGGCGGCAAGCTTTTTGTAGGATTCGCTAATCCAACAACAGAAGCAATCAGAGACATGACCGCGAAAGATAGGAAGTGGGAAATGCGCGCTTTAGGAAGACTATTATCTCTTAGAACTTCTCTTTTAAATGATAAAGGCTTTGACTATCTAATTTTTGACACAAGTCCTGGCTTGCAGTACTCTTCTATAAATGCTATTGTAGGCGCTGATATTGTACTTGTAGCGACAACCTTTGACAGGTCTGATGTTGATGGCACTCGACGCATGTTGCGGGAACTTTACGATTTATTCGAGAAGAAGACGGAAATTGTGCTGAATAAGGTTTTGCAGGATGTTGTCTCAAAGTCTGGAAAAGAGGCGATGCAAGCTAAGGTTAAAGATTTGTATATGGTTCCTCTGTTAGGAGTTATTCCTTGTTTCTGTGACATTTTAAAAGGGGAAGGAAACATCATTTTTGCTCAAGAGAAACCAGAACATCCATTCACGAAAATCTTGGAAGAAATAGCAAGTAAAATAGATAAAATGCCTTAA
- a CDS encoding transcriptional regulator — protein sequence MAKQESLGKKPLQVLEKIRENLERLNEKMEVMIELQKHGRKDIQPLPETPLDVMTLLSMPDHLRKTAMTVCRLGRATADEIAQQTHRARAVESAYLNQLVIMGYLKKERKGRKAYFYVDRESQGG from the coding sequence GTGGCTAAACAGGAATCTCTTGGGAAAAAACCTTTACAGGTACTTGAGAAAATCAGGGAAAATCTGGAAAGGTTAAACGAGAAAATGGAAGTTATGATTGAATTGCAAAAACATGGCAGAAAGGACATTCAACCCCTTCCAGAAACACCCTTAGACGTTATGACCTTACTTTCCATGCCAGATCACTTAAGAAAAACAGCCATGACCGTTTGCAGGCTCGGACGTGCCACAGCCGATGAGATAGCTCAACAAACGCACAGAGCTAGAGCTGTGGAAAGCGCGTATCTTAACCAGCTTGTCATTATGGGGTACTTGAAGAAAGAAAGGAAAGGACGAAAGGCGTATTTCTACGTGGATAGAGAAAGTCAAGGAGGGTAA
- a CDS encoding kelch repeat-containing protein: protein MKLKNPIVCIGILIGLLMLGLVPFNRGFAETMPSPSWRIKTNMPTARSQAAVIAGDDGLIYVMGGWAGGSVLNVVQAYDPVTETWRNRAPMPIAVRGAAVAKGLDGIIYVISGWDDSDEIAAVQAYNTTSNSWTAKADIPIRAWMAGATTGNDGKIYVIGGESYNVGLYYSNLTQIYDPSTDTWTNGTQMPTGRSELGVVKGPDGLIYAFGGYNGTALSVVEAYNPSTGTWVKKAAMPKPKLEFGVALGPDNRIYIIGGGADYSNNEAPFYDSVEVYDPKTDTWSTPTWQESYLPTRRKELGAAVGKNGKIYAIGGCNGAYLQANEEATIILPENVKPTAYIDSITPNPIVTGENITFTGHGTDSDGSIVAYEWRSSIDGVIGNTATFKTSTLSKGTHTIYFSVKDNSGAWSNEAVATVTVNVPTTEDPLYQELQQQNSDLTDKINGLTQKLDMMTYALLGAIIIAIVLGIATIALMIRKKTPPPPKPPTQ from the coding sequence TTGAAATTGAAAAACCCGATTGTTTGTATTGGAATACTTATCGGCCTTCTAATGCTTGGGTTAGTTCCATTTAATCGAGGATTTGCAGAAACAATGCCATCTCCATCCTGGAGAATAAAGACCAACATGCCAACCGCAAGATCACAAGCAGCGGTAATAGCTGGAGATGATGGACTAATTTACGTCATGGGCGGATGGGCTGGTGGCTCTGTATTGAATGTTGTTCAAGCGTATGACCCGGTAACAGAGACATGGCGCAATCGAGCGCCGATGCCCATTGCAGTTAGAGGAGCAGCAGTTGCCAAAGGACTCGACGGAATAATTTATGTAATCAGTGGATGGGATGACAGTGATGAAATAGCCGCAGTTCAAGCCTACAATACCACCTCAAACTCGTGGACAGCCAAAGCAGATATACCTATCAGAGCTTGGATGGCCGGAGCTACAACAGGCAACGATGGCAAAATCTATGTGATTGGCGGTGAATCATACAATGTTGGACTATATTACAGCAACCTCACGCAGATATATGACCCTTCCACTGACACGTGGACCAACGGCACTCAGATGCCCACAGGAAGAAGTGAACTAGGCGTCGTGAAAGGTCCAGACGGATTAATATACGCTTTTGGAGGATACAATGGAACCGCGCTATCTGTTGTAGAAGCTTATAATCCATCTACTGGAACATGGGTTAAAAAAGCAGCAATGCCTAAACCTAAACTGGAATTTGGAGTAGCTTTAGGACCAGACAACAGAATCTACATCATAGGTGGAGGAGCTGACTATAGTAATAATGAGGCACCATTCTATGACAGCGTTGAAGTTTACGACCCAAAAACTGACACATGGAGCACGCCAACCTGGCAAGAGTCTTACCTGCCAACACGGAGAAAAGAACTAGGCGCTGCTGTAGGCAAAAACGGAAAAATCTACGCGATAGGCGGATGCAATGGCGCTTACCTTCAAGCAAATGAAGAAGCAACCATTATACTACCTGAAAACGTGAAACCCACAGCCTACATTGACTCTATAACGCCAAATCCAATAGTTACTGGAGAAAACATAACATTCACTGGGCACGGCACAGATTCCGACGGTTCAATTGTTGCCTACGAGTGGAGGTCCTCTATTGATGGGGTGATTGGCAATACTGCAACGTTCAAAACTTCAACCTTGTCAAAGGGAACCCACACAATCTACTTTAGCGTAAAAGACAATTCTGGAGCATGGTCAAACGAAGCAGTAGCCACCGTTACGGTTAATGTTCCAACGACTGAAGACCCACTCTATCAAGAATTGCAGCAACAAAACTCAGACCTAACCGATAAAATAAATGGTTTAACACAGAAACTTGACATGATGACATACGCCCTTCTTGGAGCAATAATAATCGCCATAGTCCTCGGCATAGCCACAATAGCATTGATGATTCGAAAGAAAACACCGCCTCCGCCAAAGCCTCCCACCCAATAG
- a CDS encoding glutamine synthetase family protein codes for MQKTLHFSEKDEVVKFITENSIKIVNLCHIPEDGRLKTLSFSANDSNRIYKILEFGERVDGSNLFSFIEPGKSDIYIVPRLGKTFLNPFSPAPTLNILCDYLDEHGKPLDVAPKNVLARAEEKLYSSSGVTLKVLAELEFYAISKSEGDILFPGAADKNYHESAPFAKFESLRNEILVTLANIGIGTKYGHSEVGWMLSKDNMLMEQQEIEFLPQNLTDMAESIAIAKWVIRNTCAKYGVSASFSPKIALEHAGNGLHIHLCGFKNGENIVANPNGTLSADALKMIGGILKFAPSLSAFGNPTPVSYLRFVARKESPMNICWSARNRLALIRIPLWWSFKKGSVEKGNCRETLEYRAPDPFANAYLLFAGVAVAVNYGLEKSEEVLKIAETLHVEAVGSKRKRLKVLPRSCNESAKHLQKDRRFYEANGVFPKKLVDKTIEKLRAYKDKDLWKNLADKPGKIENMLKQYLHYG; via the coding sequence ATGCAAAAAACATTACACTTCTCTGAAAAGGATGAAGTAGTCAAGTTTATAACCGAAAACAGCATCAAAATAGTAAATTTGTGCCACATTCCCGAAGATGGACGATTAAAAACTTTAAGTTTTTCAGCGAATGACTCTAACAGAATTTATAAAATTTTGGAGTTCGGCGAAAGAGTTGATGGTTCAAACCTTTTCTCTTTTATCGAGCCTGGAAAAAGTGATATTTACATTGTGCCAAGACTTGGCAAAACATTTTTGAATCCTTTTTCGCCTGCGCCCACTTTGAATATTCTCTGTGACTATTTGGATGAGCATGGTAAACCTTTGGATGTTGCCCCCAAAAACGTTTTGGCTAGGGCAGAAGAAAAATTGTATTCTTCAAGCGGTGTTACCTTGAAGGTTCTGGCTGAGCTAGAGTTTTACGCAATTTCCAAGTCAGAAGGCGATATACTTTTTCCAGGAGCGGCGGACAAAAATTATCATGAGTCTGCGCCTTTCGCGAAATTTGAAAGTCTAAGAAACGAGATTCTAGTTACGCTGGCTAACATTGGAATTGGCACGAAATATGGTCACAGCGAAGTTGGTTGGATGCTGAGTAAGGATAACATGCTCATGGAACAGCAAGAAATAGAATTTTTGCCACAGAATCTAACGGACATGGCTGAATCAATCGCGATTGCAAAATGGGTAATCCGGAATACATGCGCGAAATATGGTGTCTCTGCTTCATTTTCGCCGAAAATAGCTTTGGAACATGCCGGAAACGGATTGCACATTCACTTGTGCGGGTTTAAAAATGGAGAAAACATAGTTGCGAATCCAAACGGAACTTTAAGCGCAGACGCATTAAAAATGATTGGCGGAATACTGAAGTTTGCGCCAAGTCTTTCGGCTTTTGGAAATCCAACACCAGTATCATACTTACGTTTTGTCGCACGCAAAGAATCACCAATGAACATTTGCTGGAGCGCCCGCAACCGCCTCGCTTTAATTCGCATTCCATTGTGGTGGAGCTTCAAAAAAGGAAGCGTAGAAAAAGGTAACTGTCGAGAAACATTAGAGTACCGAGCACCAGACCCATTTGCAAACGCTTACTTGCTTTTTGCTGGAGTAGCAGTTGCAGTTAACTATGGACTGGAAAAATCCGAAGAAGTGTTGAAAATTGCTGAGACCTTGCACGTTGAAGCAGTAGGCAGCAAAAGAAAAAGGCTCAAAGTCTTGCCACGCTCATGCAATGAATCCGCCAAGCACCTACAAAAGGATAGACGCTTTTATGAAGCAAACGGCGTTTTTCCAAAAAAACTAGTCGACAAGACAATAGAAAAACTGAGAGCTTACAAGGACAAAGATTTATGGAAAAACTTAGCAGACAAACCAGGCAAAATCGAGAACATGCTAAAGCAGTATCTGCATTACGGTTGA